One stretch of Arachis hypogaea cultivar Tifrunner chromosome 20, arahy.Tifrunner.gnm2.J5K5, whole genome shotgun sequence DNA includes these proteins:
- the LOC112782830 gene encoding probable LRR receptor-like serine/threonine-protein kinase At5g10290 isoform X2 produces MGFIVLFLLLATLCSSELENNSQEEALYALKLSLNASKNQLTNWNRDQVSPCTWSNVYCDPSGNIYQVSLAFMGFTGYLTPRIGALKGLQTLVLNGNGITGGIPKELGNLTRLVRLDLQNNRLTGEIPSSLGNLKKLQFLTLSQNNLNGSIPESLANLPSLINVLLDSNDLSGQIPEGLFNVSKYKYVCFTGNKLNCGMNYRKLCAYDIADQGSSHKPKTGIIVGIVLGLVVIICLGGLLFFWRKSYKRDVYVDVAGEVDGRIAFGQLKRFAWRELQIATDNFSERNVLGQGGFGKVYKGVLPDGTKIAVKRLTDYESPGGDAAFQREVEMISVAVHRNLLRLIGFCTTPTERLLVYPFMQNLSVAYRLRELKPGEAVLDWPTRKKVALGTARGLEYLHEQCNPKIIHRDVKAANVLLDGDFEAVVGDFGLAKLVDVRRTNVTTQVRGTMGHIAPEYLSTGKSSEKTDVFGYGIMLLELVTGQRAIDFSRLEEEDDVLLLDHVKKLEREKRLDAIVDRNLKQNYKIEEVEMIVQVALLCTQASPEDRPAMSEVVRMLDGEGLAERWEEWQHVEVNRRQDYERLQRRLGWGEDSINNQDAIELSGGR; encoded by the exons AGGAAGCCCTATATGCATTGAAGTTATCATTGAATGCTTCAAAAAATCAGCTTACTAACTGGAATAGAGACCAAGTTAGCCCGTGCACTTGGTCTAATGTTTACTGTGACCCAAGTGGCAATATTTATCAAGT TTCACTAGCATTTATGGGATTTACAGGATACTTGACACCAAGAATAGGAGCATTAAAAGGTCTTCAAACTCT TGTTCTAAATGGGAATGGCATCACTGGAGGTATACCAAAAGAATTAGGAAACCTTACAAGATTAGTCAGATTGGATCTGCAAAACAACAGATTAACCGGTGAAATACCCTCTTCCCTTGGTAACCTTAAAAAGCTTCAGTTCTT AACATTGAGTCAAAACAACCTCAACGGATCTATTCCTGAATCATTAGCCAATCTTCCAAGCCTGATCAATGT TCTTCTAGATTCAAATGATCTCAGTGGTCAGATTCCAGAAGGCTTATTCAATGTTTCTAAATACAAGTATGTATG TTTCACTGGAAATAAGTTGAACTGTGGCATGAATTATCGTAAACTTTGTGCATATGATATTGCAGACCAAG GTTCATCGCATAAACCGAAAACTGGCATCATTGTTGGAATAGTTTTAGGTTTGGTTGTTATTATTTGTCTTGGTGGTCTACTGTTCTTCTGGCGCAAGAGCTACAAGCGTGATGTTTACGTAGATGTTGCAG GTGAAGTTGATGGGCGAATTGCATTTGGTCAGCTGAAAAGATTTGCTTGGAGAGAACTGCAAATAGCTACAGACAACTTTAGTGAGAGAAATGTTTTAGGACAGGGAGGCTTTGGGAAGGTTTATAAAGGTGTTCTACCCGATGGCACAAAAATTGCTGTTAAAAGGTTAACCGATTATGAAAGTCCCGGTGGAGATGCTGCTTTCCAGCGTGAAGTTGAGATGATAAGTGTAGCTGTCCATAGGAACTTGTTACGGCTGATTGGGTTCTGTACGACTCCAACGGAGCGCCTATTAGTCTATCCCTTCATGCAGAACCTAAGTGTTGCCTATCGTCTTCGAG AACTTAAACCTGGGGAGGCTGTTTTGGATTGGCCTACGAGAAAAAAAGTGGCTCTGGGAACAGCCCGAGGCCTAGAATATCTTCATGAGCAATGCAATCCTAAGATTATCCATCGGGATGTGAAGGCAGCTAATGTATTACTGGATGGAGACTTCGAGGCAGTTGTAGGAGACTTCGGTTTAGCAAAGTTAGTTGACGTTCGAAGGACTAATGTGACAACTCAAGTTCGTGGGACCATGGGCCACATAGCTCCTGAATACTTGTCCACTGGAAAATCTTCAGAAAAGACTGATGTCTTCGGATATGGAATAATGCTTCTAGAGCTTGTTACAGGTCAACGCGCAATTGACTTTTCACGTTTGGAAGAGGAAGACGATGTGCTGTTGCTTGACCAT GTTAAGAAACTTGAACGGGAGAAAAGACTAGATGCTATTGTTGATCGCAATCTGaaacaaaattacaaaatagaaGAAGTTGAAATGATTGTTCAAGTTGCATTACTCTGCACACAAGCATCACCAGAGGACCGACCAGCAATGTCGGAGGTCGTGAGAATGTTGGACGGAGAAGGACTGGCCGAAAGGTGGGAGGAATGGCAACACGTAGAGGTCAACCGGAGGCAGGATTACGAGAGACTGCAAAGAAGATTGGGGTGGGGAGAAGATTCAATAAATAACCAAGATGCCATTGAGTTGTCTGGTGGAAGATGA
- the LOC112782830 gene encoding probable LRR receptor-like serine/threonine-protein kinase At5g10290 isoform X3 translates to MGFIVLFLLLATLCSSELENNSQEEALYALKLSLNASKNQLTNWNRDQVSPCTWSNVYCDPSGNIYQVSLAFMGFTGYLTPRIGALKGLQTLVLNGNGITGGIPKELGNLTRLVRLDLQNNRLTGEIPSSLGNLKKLQFLTLSQNNLNGSIPESLANLPSLINVLLDSNDLSGQIPEGLFNVSKYNFTGNKLNCGMNYRKLCAYDIADQAGSSHKPKTGIIVGIVLGLVVIICLGGLLFFWRKSYKRDVYVDVAGEVDGRIAFGQLKRFAWRELQIATDNFSERNVLGQGGFGKVYKGVLPDGTKIAVKRLTDYESPGGDAAFQREVEMISVAVHRNLLRLIGFCTTPTERLLVYPFMQNLSVAYRLRELKPGEAVLDWPTRKKVALGTARGLEYLHEQCNPKIIHRDVKAANVLLDGDFEAVVGDFGLAKLVDVRRTNVTTQVRGTMGHIAPEYLSTGKSSEKTDVFGYGIMLLELVTGQRAIDFSRLEEEDDVLLLDHVKKLEREKRLDAIVDRNLKQNYKIEEVEMIVQVALLCTQASPEDRPAMSEVVRMLDGEGLAERWEEWQHVEVNRRQDYERLQRRLGWGEDSINNQDAIELSGGR, encoded by the exons AGGAAGCCCTATATGCATTGAAGTTATCATTGAATGCTTCAAAAAATCAGCTTACTAACTGGAATAGAGACCAAGTTAGCCCGTGCACTTGGTCTAATGTTTACTGTGACCCAAGTGGCAATATTTATCAAGT TTCACTAGCATTTATGGGATTTACAGGATACTTGACACCAAGAATAGGAGCATTAAAAGGTCTTCAAACTCT TGTTCTAAATGGGAATGGCATCACTGGAGGTATACCAAAAGAATTAGGAAACCTTACAAGATTAGTCAGATTGGATCTGCAAAACAACAGATTAACCGGTGAAATACCCTCTTCCCTTGGTAACCTTAAAAAGCTTCAGTTCTT AACATTGAGTCAAAACAACCTCAACGGATCTATTCCTGAATCATTAGCCAATCTTCCAAGCCTGATCAATGT TCTTCTAGATTCAAATGATCTCAGTGGTCAGATTCCAGAAGGCTTATTCAATGTTTCTAAATACAA TTTCACTGGAAATAAGTTGAACTGTGGCATGAATTATCGTAAACTTTGTGCATATGATATTGCAGACCAAG CAGGTTCATCGCATAAACCGAAAACTGGCATCATTGTTGGAATAGTTTTAGGTTTGGTTGTTATTATTTGTCTTGGTGGTCTACTGTTCTTCTGGCGCAAGAGCTACAAGCGTGATGTTTACGTAGATGTTGCAG GTGAAGTTGATGGGCGAATTGCATTTGGTCAGCTGAAAAGATTTGCTTGGAGAGAACTGCAAATAGCTACAGACAACTTTAGTGAGAGAAATGTTTTAGGACAGGGAGGCTTTGGGAAGGTTTATAAAGGTGTTCTACCCGATGGCACAAAAATTGCTGTTAAAAGGTTAACCGATTATGAAAGTCCCGGTGGAGATGCTGCTTTCCAGCGTGAAGTTGAGATGATAAGTGTAGCTGTCCATAGGAACTTGTTACGGCTGATTGGGTTCTGTACGACTCCAACGGAGCGCCTATTAGTCTATCCCTTCATGCAGAACCTAAGTGTTGCCTATCGTCTTCGAG AACTTAAACCTGGGGAGGCTGTTTTGGATTGGCCTACGAGAAAAAAAGTGGCTCTGGGAACAGCCCGAGGCCTAGAATATCTTCATGAGCAATGCAATCCTAAGATTATCCATCGGGATGTGAAGGCAGCTAATGTATTACTGGATGGAGACTTCGAGGCAGTTGTAGGAGACTTCGGTTTAGCAAAGTTAGTTGACGTTCGAAGGACTAATGTGACAACTCAAGTTCGTGGGACCATGGGCCACATAGCTCCTGAATACTTGTCCACTGGAAAATCTTCAGAAAAGACTGATGTCTTCGGATATGGAATAATGCTTCTAGAGCTTGTTACAGGTCAACGCGCAATTGACTTTTCACGTTTGGAAGAGGAAGACGATGTGCTGTTGCTTGACCAT GTTAAGAAACTTGAACGGGAGAAAAGACTAGATGCTATTGTTGATCGCAATCTGaaacaaaattacaaaatagaaGAAGTTGAAATGATTGTTCAAGTTGCATTACTCTGCACACAAGCATCACCAGAGGACCGACCAGCAATGTCGGAGGTCGTGAGAATGTTGGACGGAGAAGGACTGGCCGAAAGGTGGGAGGAATGGCAACACGTAGAGGTCAACCGGAGGCAGGATTACGAGAGACTGCAAAGAAGATTGGGGTGGGGAGAAGATTCAATAAATAACCAAGATGCCATTGAGTTGTCTGGTGGAAGATGA
- the LOC112782830 gene encoding probable LRR receptor-like serine/threonine-protein kinase At5g10290 isoform X4: MGFIVLFLLLATLCSSELENNSQEEALYALKLSLNASKNQLTNWNRDQVSPCTWSNVYCDPSGNIYQVSLAFMGFTGYLTPRIGALKGLQTLVLNGNGITGGIPKELGNLTRLVRLDLQNNRLTGEIPSSLGNLKKLQFLTLSQNNLNGSIPESLANLPSLINVLLDSNDLSGQIPEGLFNVSKYNFTGNKLNCGMNYRKLCAYDIADQGSSHKPKTGIIVGIVLGLVVIICLGGLLFFWRKSYKRDVYVDVAGEVDGRIAFGQLKRFAWRELQIATDNFSERNVLGQGGFGKVYKGVLPDGTKIAVKRLTDYESPGGDAAFQREVEMISVAVHRNLLRLIGFCTTPTERLLVYPFMQNLSVAYRLRELKPGEAVLDWPTRKKVALGTARGLEYLHEQCNPKIIHRDVKAANVLLDGDFEAVVGDFGLAKLVDVRRTNVTTQVRGTMGHIAPEYLSTGKSSEKTDVFGYGIMLLELVTGQRAIDFSRLEEEDDVLLLDHVKKLEREKRLDAIVDRNLKQNYKIEEVEMIVQVALLCTQASPEDRPAMSEVVRMLDGEGLAERWEEWQHVEVNRRQDYERLQRRLGWGEDSINNQDAIELSGGR; this comes from the exons AGGAAGCCCTATATGCATTGAAGTTATCATTGAATGCTTCAAAAAATCAGCTTACTAACTGGAATAGAGACCAAGTTAGCCCGTGCACTTGGTCTAATGTTTACTGTGACCCAAGTGGCAATATTTATCAAGT TTCACTAGCATTTATGGGATTTACAGGATACTTGACACCAAGAATAGGAGCATTAAAAGGTCTTCAAACTCT TGTTCTAAATGGGAATGGCATCACTGGAGGTATACCAAAAGAATTAGGAAACCTTACAAGATTAGTCAGATTGGATCTGCAAAACAACAGATTAACCGGTGAAATACCCTCTTCCCTTGGTAACCTTAAAAAGCTTCAGTTCTT AACATTGAGTCAAAACAACCTCAACGGATCTATTCCTGAATCATTAGCCAATCTTCCAAGCCTGATCAATGT TCTTCTAGATTCAAATGATCTCAGTGGTCAGATTCCAGAAGGCTTATTCAATGTTTCTAAATACAA TTTCACTGGAAATAAGTTGAACTGTGGCATGAATTATCGTAAACTTTGTGCATATGATATTGCAGACCAAG GTTCATCGCATAAACCGAAAACTGGCATCATTGTTGGAATAGTTTTAGGTTTGGTTGTTATTATTTGTCTTGGTGGTCTACTGTTCTTCTGGCGCAAGAGCTACAAGCGTGATGTTTACGTAGATGTTGCAG GTGAAGTTGATGGGCGAATTGCATTTGGTCAGCTGAAAAGATTTGCTTGGAGAGAACTGCAAATAGCTACAGACAACTTTAGTGAGAGAAATGTTTTAGGACAGGGAGGCTTTGGGAAGGTTTATAAAGGTGTTCTACCCGATGGCACAAAAATTGCTGTTAAAAGGTTAACCGATTATGAAAGTCCCGGTGGAGATGCTGCTTTCCAGCGTGAAGTTGAGATGATAAGTGTAGCTGTCCATAGGAACTTGTTACGGCTGATTGGGTTCTGTACGACTCCAACGGAGCGCCTATTAGTCTATCCCTTCATGCAGAACCTAAGTGTTGCCTATCGTCTTCGAG AACTTAAACCTGGGGAGGCTGTTTTGGATTGGCCTACGAGAAAAAAAGTGGCTCTGGGAACAGCCCGAGGCCTAGAATATCTTCATGAGCAATGCAATCCTAAGATTATCCATCGGGATGTGAAGGCAGCTAATGTATTACTGGATGGAGACTTCGAGGCAGTTGTAGGAGACTTCGGTTTAGCAAAGTTAGTTGACGTTCGAAGGACTAATGTGACAACTCAAGTTCGTGGGACCATGGGCCACATAGCTCCTGAATACTTGTCCACTGGAAAATCTTCAGAAAAGACTGATGTCTTCGGATATGGAATAATGCTTCTAGAGCTTGTTACAGGTCAACGCGCAATTGACTTTTCACGTTTGGAAGAGGAAGACGATGTGCTGTTGCTTGACCAT GTTAAGAAACTTGAACGGGAGAAAAGACTAGATGCTATTGTTGATCGCAATCTGaaacaaaattacaaaatagaaGAAGTTGAAATGATTGTTCAAGTTGCATTACTCTGCACACAAGCATCACCAGAGGACCGACCAGCAATGTCGGAGGTCGTGAGAATGTTGGACGGAGAAGGACTGGCCGAAAGGTGGGAGGAATGGCAACACGTAGAGGTCAACCGGAGGCAGGATTACGAGAGACTGCAAAGAAGATTGGGGTGGGGAGAAGATTCAATAAATAACCAAGATGCCATTGAGTTGTCTGGTGGAAGATGA
- the LOC112782830 gene encoding probable LRR receptor-like serine/threonine-protein kinase At5g10290 isoform X9, with translation MCRIGRWTSLLLSLAFMGFTGYLTPRIGALKGLQTLVLNGNGITGGIPKELGNLTRLVRLDLQNNRLTGEIPSSLGNLKKLQFLTLSQNNLNGSIPESLANLPSLINVLLDSNDLSGQIPEGLFNVSKYNFTGNKLNCGMNYRKLCAYDIADQGSSHKPKTGIIVGIVLGLVVIICLGGLLFFWRKSYKRDVYVDVAGEVDGRIAFGQLKRFAWRELQIATDNFSERNVLGQGGFGKVYKGVLPDGTKIAVKRLTDYESPGGDAAFQREVEMISVAVHRNLLRLIGFCTTPTERLLVYPFMQNLSVAYRLRELKPGEAVLDWPTRKKVALGTARGLEYLHEQCNPKIIHRDVKAANVLLDGDFEAVVGDFGLAKLVDVRRTNVTTQVRGTMGHIAPEYLSTGKSSEKTDVFGYGIMLLELVTGQRAIDFSRLEEEDDVLLLDHVKKLEREKRLDAIVDRNLKQNYKIEEVEMIVQVALLCTQASPEDRPAMSEVVRMLDGEGLAERWEEWQHVEVNRRQDYERLQRRLGWGEDSINNQDAIELSGGR, from the exons atgTGCAGAATAGGTCGATGGACGTCTTTGTTACT TTCACTAGCATTTATGGGATTTACAGGATACTTGACACCAAGAATAGGAGCATTAAAAGGTCTTCAAACTCT TGTTCTAAATGGGAATGGCATCACTGGAGGTATACCAAAAGAATTAGGAAACCTTACAAGATTAGTCAGATTGGATCTGCAAAACAACAGATTAACCGGTGAAATACCCTCTTCCCTTGGTAACCTTAAAAAGCTTCAGTTCTT AACATTGAGTCAAAACAACCTCAACGGATCTATTCCTGAATCATTAGCCAATCTTCCAAGCCTGATCAATGT TCTTCTAGATTCAAATGATCTCAGTGGTCAGATTCCAGAAGGCTTATTCAATGTTTCTAAATACAA TTTCACTGGAAATAAGTTGAACTGTGGCATGAATTATCGTAAACTTTGTGCATATGATATTGCAGACCAAG GTTCATCGCATAAACCGAAAACTGGCATCATTGTTGGAATAGTTTTAGGTTTGGTTGTTATTATTTGTCTTGGTGGTCTACTGTTCTTCTGGCGCAAGAGCTACAAGCGTGATGTTTACGTAGATGTTGCAG GTGAAGTTGATGGGCGAATTGCATTTGGTCAGCTGAAAAGATTTGCTTGGAGAGAACTGCAAATAGCTACAGACAACTTTAGTGAGAGAAATGTTTTAGGACAGGGAGGCTTTGGGAAGGTTTATAAAGGTGTTCTACCCGATGGCACAAAAATTGCTGTTAAAAGGTTAACCGATTATGAAAGTCCCGGTGGAGATGCTGCTTTCCAGCGTGAAGTTGAGATGATAAGTGTAGCTGTCCATAGGAACTTGTTACGGCTGATTGGGTTCTGTACGACTCCAACGGAGCGCCTATTAGTCTATCCCTTCATGCAGAACCTAAGTGTTGCCTATCGTCTTCGAG AACTTAAACCTGGGGAGGCTGTTTTGGATTGGCCTACGAGAAAAAAAGTGGCTCTGGGAACAGCCCGAGGCCTAGAATATCTTCATGAGCAATGCAATCCTAAGATTATCCATCGGGATGTGAAGGCAGCTAATGTATTACTGGATGGAGACTTCGAGGCAGTTGTAGGAGACTTCGGTTTAGCAAAGTTAGTTGACGTTCGAAGGACTAATGTGACAACTCAAGTTCGTGGGACCATGGGCCACATAGCTCCTGAATACTTGTCCACTGGAAAATCTTCAGAAAAGACTGATGTCTTCGGATATGGAATAATGCTTCTAGAGCTTGTTACAGGTCAACGCGCAATTGACTTTTCACGTTTGGAAGAGGAAGACGATGTGCTGTTGCTTGACCAT GTTAAGAAACTTGAACGGGAGAAAAGACTAGATGCTATTGTTGATCGCAATCTGaaacaaaattacaaaatagaaGAAGTTGAAATGATTGTTCAAGTTGCATTACTCTGCACACAAGCATCACCAGAGGACCGACCAGCAATGTCGGAGGTCGTGAGAATGTTGGACGGAGAAGGACTGGCCGAAAGGTGGGAGGAATGGCAACACGTAGAGGTCAACCGGAGGCAGGATTACGAGAGACTGCAAAGAAGATTGGGGTGGGGAGAAGATTCAATAAATAACCAAGATGCCATTGAGTTGTCTGGTGGAAGATGA
- the LOC112782830 gene encoding probable LRR receptor-like serine/threonine-protein kinase At5g10290 isoform X1, protein MGFIVLFLLLATLCSSELENNSQEEALYALKLSLNASKNQLTNWNRDQVSPCTWSNVYCDPSGNIYQVSLAFMGFTGYLTPRIGALKGLQTLVLNGNGITGGIPKELGNLTRLVRLDLQNNRLTGEIPSSLGNLKKLQFLTLSQNNLNGSIPESLANLPSLINVLLDSNDLSGQIPEGLFNVSKYKYVCFTGNKLNCGMNYRKLCAYDIADQAGSSHKPKTGIIVGIVLGLVVIICLGGLLFFWRKSYKRDVYVDVAGEVDGRIAFGQLKRFAWRELQIATDNFSERNVLGQGGFGKVYKGVLPDGTKIAVKRLTDYESPGGDAAFQREVEMISVAVHRNLLRLIGFCTTPTERLLVYPFMQNLSVAYRLRELKPGEAVLDWPTRKKVALGTARGLEYLHEQCNPKIIHRDVKAANVLLDGDFEAVVGDFGLAKLVDVRRTNVTTQVRGTMGHIAPEYLSTGKSSEKTDVFGYGIMLLELVTGQRAIDFSRLEEEDDVLLLDHVKKLEREKRLDAIVDRNLKQNYKIEEVEMIVQVALLCTQASPEDRPAMSEVVRMLDGEGLAERWEEWQHVEVNRRQDYERLQRRLGWGEDSINNQDAIELSGGR, encoded by the exons AGGAAGCCCTATATGCATTGAAGTTATCATTGAATGCTTCAAAAAATCAGCTTACTAACTGGAATAGAGACCAAGTTAGCCCGTGCACTTGGTCTAATGTTTACTGTGACCCAAGTGGCAATATTTATCAAGT TTCACTAGCATTTATGGGATTTACAGGATACTTGACACCAAGAATAGGAGCATTAAAAGGTCTTCAAACTCT TGTTCTAAATGGGAATGGCATCACTGGAGGTATACCAAAAGAATTAGGAAACCTTACAAGATTAGTCAGATTGGATCTGCAAAACAACAGATTAACCGGTGAAATACCCTCTTCCCTTGGTAACCTTAAAAAGCTTCAGTTCTT AACATTGAGTCAAAACAACCTCAACGGATCTATTCCTGAATCATTAGCCAATCTTCCAAGCCTGATCAATGT TCTTCTAGATTCAAATGATCTCAGTGGTCAGATTCCAGAAGGCTTATTCAATGTTTCTAAATACAAGTATGTATG TTTCACTGGAAATAAGTTGAACTGTGGCATGAATTATCGTAAACTTTGTGCATATGATATTGCAGACCAAG CAGGTTCATCGCATAAACCGAAAACTGGCATCATTGTTGGAATAGTTTTAGGTTTGGTTGTTATTATTTGTCTTGGTGGTCTACTGTTCTTCTGGCGCAAGAGCTACAAGCGTGATGTTTACGTAGATGTTGCAG GTGAAGTTGATGGGCGAATTGCATTTGGTCAGCTGAAAAGATTTGCTTGGAGAGAACTGCAAATAGCTACAGACAACTTTAGTGAGAGAAATGTTTTAGGACAGGGAGGCTTTGGGAAGGTTTATAAAGGTGTTCTACCCGATGGCACAAAAATTGCTGTTAAAAGGTTAACCGATTATGAAAGTCCCGGTGGAGATGCTGCTTTCCAGCGTGAAGTTGAGATGATAAGTGTAGCTGTCCATAGGAACTTGTTACGGCTGATTGGGTTCTGTACGACTCCAACGGAGCGCCTATTAGTCTATCCCTTCATGCAGAACCTAAGTGTTGCCTATCGTCTTCGAG AACTTAAACCTGGGGAGGCTGTTTTGGATTGGCCTACGAGAAAAAAAGTGGCTCTGGGAACAGCCCGAGGCCTAGAATATCTTCATGAGCAATGCAATCCTAAGATTATCCATCGGGATGTGAAGGCAGCTAATGTATTACTGGATGGAGACTTCGAGGCAGTTGTAGGAGACTTCGGTTTAGCAAAGTTAGTTGACGTTCGAAGGACTAATGTGACAACTCAAGTTCGTGGGACCATGGGCCACATAGCTCCTGAATACTTGTCCACTGGAAAATCTTCAGAAAAGACTGATGTCTTCGGATATGGAATAATGCTTCTAGAGCTTGTTACAGGTCAACGCGCAATTGACTTTTCACGTTTGGAAGAGGAAGACGATGTGCTGTTGCTTGACCAT GTTAAGAAACTTGAACGGGAGAAAAGACTAGATGCTATTGTTGATCGCAATCTGaaacaaaattacaaaatagaaGAAGTTGAAATGATTGTTCAAGTTGCATTACTCTGCACACAAGCATCACCAGAGGACCGACCAGCAATGTCGGAGGTCGTGAGAATGTTGGACGGAGAAGGACTGGCCGAAAGGTGGGAGGAATGGCAACACGTAGAGGTCAACCGGAGGCAGGATTACGAGAGACTGCAAAGAAGATTGGGGTGGGGAGAAGATTCAATAAATAACCAAGATGCCATTGAGTTGTCTGGTGGAAGATGA
- the LOC112782830 gene encoding probable LRR receptor-like serine/threonine-protein kinase At5g10290 isoform X7 translates to MCRIGRWTSLLLSLAFMGFTGYLTPRIGALKGLQTLVLNGNGITGGIPKELGNLTRLVRLDLQNNRLTGEIPSSLGNLKKLQFLTLSQNNLNGSIPESLANLPSLINVLLDSNDLSGQIPEGLFNVSKYKYVCFTGNKLNCGMNYRKLCAYDIADQAGSSHKPKTGIIVGIVLGLVVIICLGGLLFFWRKSYKRDVYVDVAGEVDGRIAFGQLKRFAWRELQIATDNFSERNVLGQGGFGKVYKGVLPDGTKIAVKRLTDYESPGGDAAFQREVEMISVAVHRNLLRLIGFCTTPTERLLVYPFMQNLSVAYRLRELKPGEAVLDWPTRKKVALGTARGLEYLHEQCNPKIIHRDVKAANVLLDGDFEAVVGDFGLAKLVDVRRTNVTTQVRGTMGHIAPEYLSTGKSSEKTDVFGYGIMLLELVTGQRAIDFSRLEEEDDVLLLDHVKKLEREKRLDAIVDRNLKQNYKIEEVEMIVQVALLCTQASPEDRPAMSEVVRMLDGEGLAERWEEWQHVEVNRRQDYERLQRRLGWGEDSINNQDAIELSGGR, encoded by the exons atgTGCAGAATAGGTCGATGGACGTCTTTGTTACT TTCACTAGCATTTATGGGATTTACAGGATACTTGACACCAAGAATAGGAGCATTAAAAGGTCTTCAAACTCT TGTTCTAAATGGGAATGGCATCACTGGAGGTATACCAAAAGAATTAGGAAACCTTACAAGATTAGTCAGATTGGATCTGCAAAACAACAGATTAACCGGTGAAATACCCTCTTCCCTTGGTAACCTTAAAAAGCTTCAGTTCTT AACATTGAGTCAAAACAACCTCAACGGATCTATTCCTGAATCATTAGCCAATCTTCCAAGCCTGATCAATGT TCTTCTAGATTCAAATGATCTCAGTGGTCAGATTCCAGAAGGCTTATTCAATGTTTCTAAATACAAGTATGTATG TTTCACTGGAAATAAGTTGAACTGTGGCATGAATTATCGTAAACTTTGTGCATATGATATTGCAGACCAAG CAGGTTCATCGCATAAACCGAAAACTGGCATCATTGTTGGAATAGTTTTAGGTTTGGTTGTTATTATTTGTCTTGGTGGTCTACTGTTCTTCTGGCGCAAGAGCTACAAGCGTGATGTTTACGTAGATGTTGCAG GTGAAGTTGATGGGCGAATTGCATTTGGTCAGCTGAAAAGATTTGCTTGGAGAGAACTGCAAATAGCTACAGACAACTTTAGTGAGAGAAATGTTTTAGGACAGGGAGGCTTTGGGAAGGTTTATAAAGGTGTTCTACCCGATGGCACAAAAATTGCTGTTAAAAGGTTAACCGATTATGAAAGTCCCGGTGGAGATGCTGCTTTCCAGCGTGAAGTTGAGATGATAAGTGTAGCTGTCCATAGGAACTTGTTACGGCTGATTGGGTTCTGTACGACTCCAACGGAGCGCCTATTAGTCTATCCCTTCATGCAGAACCTAAGTGTTGCCTATCGTCTTCGAG AACTTAAACCTGGGGAGGCTGTTTTGGATTGGCCTACGAGAAAAAAAGTGGCTCTGGGAACAGCCCGAGGCCTAGAATATCTTCATGAGCAATGCAATCCTAAGATTATCCATCGGGATGTGAAGGCAGCTAATGTATTACTGGATGGAGACTTCGAGGCAGTTGTAGGAGACTTCGGTTTAGCAAAGTTAGTTGACGTTCGAAGGACTAATGTGACAACTCAAGTTCGTGGGACCATGGGCCACATAGCTCCTGAATACTTGTCCACTGGAAAATCTTCAGAAAAGACTGATGTCTTCGGATATGGAATAATGCTTCTAGAGCTTGTTACAGGTCAACGCGCAATTGACTTTTCACGTTTGGAAGAGGAAGACGATGTGCTGTTGCTTGACCAT GTTAAGAAACTTGAACGGGAGAAAAGACTAGATGCTATTGTTGATCGCAATCTGaaacaaaattacaaaatagaaGAAGTTGAAATGATTGTTCAAGTTGCATTACTCTGCACACAAGCATCACCAGAGGACCGACCAGCAATGTCGGAGGTCGTGAGAATGTTGGACGGAGAAGGACTGGCCGAAAGGTGGGAGGAATGGCAACACGTAGAGGTCAACCGGAGGCAGGATTACGAGAGACTGCAAAGAAGATTGGGGTGGGGAGAAGATTCAATAAATAACCAAGATGCCATTGAGTTGTCTGGTGGAAGATGA